The Cryptococcus gattii WM276 chromosome D, complete sequence region CTGTAAACCCTCTCGTCAGCATCCCAGTGTTCCCATGTCGACTCCGGGTCTTCGTCAACGtcaaccatctctttcGATGGGATGGCAAATGCTATGGTCTCATATGGCTCGGCTGCCAACTATGATGTATATATTAGCAGAGCGCAGCAAATGTTCAGTCGAATATAACTCACTACGAGGTACTGGAATGCTTTATTGGGAATCTCTCGCCGTTGTTCAAAAGCAGACATGAACCTCCTTAGTGGTCTCTCTCCCGCTTTTATCTCAGGTAAAGACACAGTGAACAACAGACCCATTCTTTGACTGACGGGTTCTCTAATCTTGATGATTTTATAGCCTAAGGCACGGATCAGACTAATATAGCAAGATGGGACGTTGGAACCGACTGACCAGGTCTTCCAATCTTGACAAACACTTTCTTTTTCACTTGCTGGGCGGCTGTTGGAGCCTGGATCATTAGTGCCTGATCCTTATTGTCCTTGGCTGCACGCCTAGCAAGGTTTGTTTGATGTTTCTTTCCTTGAGTGTGGGCAAGGTAAGAACCCTCGTTGACGTGTAGAGTGAGACAAAGTCGACATTCTAATGTACCGAGATGGGTTCTATGGATGACATATGTCAAAAGGCAATGCTTTTACATGGTAACAAGCACTGACCTGAGGATATAGGGATCCTTAGCCAAATCAATCGTCTCCAAAGCAAGTTTTCGAAGACGTTCTCTCCTATCCACTGCCGTTTCGGATGCCCCAGCTAAAGAAATATTGTCAACAATGCTCCACATTTTTATGAATCTATACACTCACCCACACCACCACTACCTTTGTTTGCACCTGCTCGATTCTGCCGATAGGTCAGTATGTTCTGTTGAAATAGAAAATAGACAGCTGCTGCTCACTTGGTAATCTGTGGTCAGAGGAGAGGCAGAAGTCAGCACTGTCACTGAGCTATACACATGTTGAGGAGCTGTGCTTACCCATAGTGCCTCTCCTACGCTGCTTATGCTCGCTACTGGGATAAGGTGAGTTGTAAATGAACGAAGATGCAAGAGGAAATGGCGGAGGAACGAACAAGAATCCAGGGCAAAGGATTATGAAGCGGGATCAGATTTCatggaggtggaggttCATCACCTCTTTCATCAACTTTTCGCGGTATACTTGACTTTTTTGATATACAGTACAATTAAAGCTATTCTAACCATGTCCTTGTTCCCTTCAGCATTCGAATCGGGAGTATCGGAAATCTCCCCCGCACTCGCCTCAGCCGGCAAGGGAGGCAAAAAGGCCAACAAGCGCAAACGTTCAGACGTGCACACTGATTTAGGGCAGGCTCAGCAAGTAAAGCAGGCCGATGCCAATTTTGAGAAACTCATGAAGAAGTTTGAGGGCGGAGAGCCTCTcggaaaagaagaagggaaagaagggatGGGATTGATGGGGAAGAAAAAGAATAAGAAGAACAAGAGCAGGCAGGTCGACGACGAGGATGTAGTGGACAGCATACCCAAGGCAAAAGGCAACAAGCCCAAATCAAACCAAGCCAAGCCGAACCAAGCCGCAAAACAGGATCTGATAGATACACCTCCTCCAAAGAAGTCAAAGGTTGACCGGTTCACTCCAGGCTCCAAACCGGAGCCTGTCCAGCTGCCCATCCCTACACCTCCATCAAAGGGCACCAAGCTCAAGGTCGGCGGTGAGGGAAACCTTACGGAGATGCAAAAGAATATGCAGTCCAAGCTGGAAGGCGCGCGGTTTAGGTGGGTACCATGCCAACTTGTTCTGCAGTACCCAACTAACGTCGATTGAATGATAGATGGATCAACGAACAACTTTACTCGACTCCTTCCACTGAAGCCTTGGCAATGATGAGAAAAGACCCCAAAATATTTGCCGATGTCAGTCTGATGTACGCATTACCGGTTCTGTAGCTGACTTTATTTGCAGTACCACCAGACACATCGTCTTCTTACTTCAGCTTGGCCTtctcctccccttcctcaTTTGATAAacctcctctcttctcttccatcgGGCACTGTCATTGCCGATTTAGGCTGTGGTGATGCCGGTTTGGCCCGAGCTCTTGTGCCTCAAGGAAAAATCGTAATGAGTTTTGACTTGGTGGGAGACAATGGTGTTCCTGGGGCTGAGACggcagaagatgatgtAGCCGGCGGATGGGTGGTTGAAGCAGACTTTTTGGAAAAGGTTCCCCTGCCTGGTAGGCCTGGTGGATTGAATTATGACGCTCCTGCCATTGGAAAGGAAGGAGCAAagggggagaagaagaacaagaagaagggtggcaagaagagggatgCGGCATCATCTGAAATTGTGGATGTCGTGGTTTGCTGCCTGAGTTTGATGGGGACCAACTGGGTCGGAGGCATCAGCGAGGCATGCAGGATTTTAGAGCAGGAGTAAGTATatatccttcttcaacctACTTACAAGTACAGGGAATTAATTAACTGCTACAGGGGCACATTCCATGTGGCCGAAGTGACCTCTCGGTTCACCTCCACTGAAGCTTTTGTTTCCATCGTTGAATCGTTTGGTTTCAAGCTTGAGGAGGAATCTCAGCCATCGACACACTTTACTCTTTTCCGTTTCACCAAGAACTCTGAAGTTCCTTTGGGACCTGTCAAAGGTCAAGAAGGATGGGAGGAAAGGGTACGcgagggagaagagatcTTGAGAGCTTGTGTTTACAAGAAGCGGTAGGCAGTGTGTAACCTCCATATGGTTCAACTTGATATGCAACCTCGTGTAGGCAGATTCAACTGTACATTGATATAAGATGCAGATATATGAAATGGATAGGCTTTGTATGTATGTAACTATATTATCAACAAGATGATTTTTGTTTCCTCTAATCATCTATCGTCCCGTCCGGCATACCGTTCCCAAGATGTATGTCCGTTTTACCCCTCTGAAATTATTATACCAAGTATTTACAGATGAATGCTATTCCGCCTCGCGCTCACATTTACACTTCAATAACATCCCCCACACAGCATTTGCAGCCTTTTCTGAAATCCAGTACTCTGCTGCACATTACCCCAGCCGCACCAAACACGCCGCCATCATTGACGGTGATGATGGGTATCCCAAACTGGGCAGGCCCCCCAGTACCAGGTAGATACGATATAGATTCCTTGCCAAAGCTTTGCAAGCTCGTAGGATCCGACACCGCTCTGACACCTACGCCAACAGGAGGGGGAACTCCAGCCGCTGCTGGAGCCGGGAAAACACCTGGTGTATTATCGTCAACCACAAAAGGCGGCAAGTCGATACCCTGGCTATTTCTCGGTCCATCATCTGATATAGTTCTCCTGAGGGGATTAGATAAACCGAAAAAGGATTCtcgcttcttctctttgcTAGTAACGTTCTCATTTCCAATGGGAGGTGTGGCGGGGAACCCCCAAGACTTGAGACGTGTGAAATCGGGAGTAAAGCGTTTGGAAATAGACTCGGATTCGTCAATCTTGCCGATAGACATGGAGGAGGTAAGggtgggaggaggaggaggaggtgtAGGAAGTTCGATTTGAGGAGGAGTCAGACTAAGCGTCGTTTCTCTTGAAGTCACCGACCTGGAGGAGAACAAAATCTCATCACCAGAATCCTCATCTTGCCGTGTGCTTCCTGCTGTACGCTGCTGATCTTGACCTTGGGCTGCTACTTTGCCACGCAAATCGTTCAGCTTGACGAAAGCCATCTCTTTTGCCCGATGCTCTTGCTGCAACTTTCCAGTAAGCGTGAACAGCTGTTCCCTCATTTCTGCAATCAACCGAGATTCAGCTGCTTGCTGAGATTGAGAATAAATGTCGGATCTCTCGGTGGGAAGCGAAGAAATGCTTGAGAGACGGTCGCCCACTATGGTTTATAAATGTCAATCAGGAATCCATCTCTACCTTTccgaaaaaaaaaaaaaagaaaaaaaagactCACACTTTCTGACACGATCTCTAAGCACAAcaccttctttcctttcaTTTTCCAGCCTCTCTTCCAACGCGCGACATTTCACTTTCCAAAAACCCAACTCATCCCTCAGACTTTCGTTTTCACGCTCCATCTCAAGCTGGACATCTCGCCAATGCGAGCGGTCTAGAGAGTCTTGAGAGAAGAGTTCGGAGCTAGGACGGCGGCGGCCGCAGTCACCACTTTCGATCGAGGAGGGAGAGACGTTTTGCAAAAAGTCGATACCTGCGGAAACGGAAGAACGACGACGCCGCCGGCGCCTCGTCTCCTCCCCGTGttccccttcttctccttcttccatctcgTTGACCTCGCCCAAAACTCTTCCAGAGCCGAGATCGCCAGTCAAGCGCACTCTCGGACATGGTCTCATCCCCCGATTGTTTGCCGACATTCCTTTTATGGAAGGGCTGGGGCTGTTCATGCCTACACCTGAAACGGTCGGAGTTGGGGTTGGGGTTTGGGTTGGGTTAGCGATAATGTCTCCTCCGAGTTCCCTGCTGCcggaagacgaggaagcATCTTTTCTATATGAAATGGACCCTCTAAACCCCATGGTTGGTGTCGTTCTTTTCGGGGTCGGACCACCACCGTGGCTGGACGCGCTAGCATCGCTGCTAGATCGACCAGGGCGACCTCGACCTATCGTACCATAAGTTTTTGTCggtgaggatgaggatgcATTTTTGCTGTTGCTGGAGACTCCAACTGAAAATGGTGGAGGGGAAGTAAGTGATTGGGGAAAAGAGTATCTGTCCGATGAGGACTGCGTTTCGTAACGACGCGGAGTGGATAGACTTGAAGATAGACGAAGTTCCCTCAGGCCTGAAGGGGATACTGTAGATTCGGGAGCGGTTTTTGGAGGGATGGTCGGCATGACGAACACAGCAGCAGCGCgatccttctcttcctctgcttctgcttcttcctgtACGTTTTCCAGCATTtgctcttcatcttcttccgaCTCGTCGACTTCTTGCAAAGCGCTTAGTTGCCTGTTCATGCTCAGCCTCTTCCCAATACTCGCATCGTTGACGTCCATCCCATAACCTAGCTGTTCTTCTTTTATCGATATAGGATCGCGAGAAGGGCCAAAAGACTGGCCTGACCACGTCTCCGGTCTATCGATTGATTGCTCATCCGCAGCCGAGGAAACCCCAAAGAAGGGTGATGCAGAGAGtggcgaggaagaagtcGGTCCTGAAAGAGGTGGCAAGGGGAGAAACGACAAGGACGGTTGGCCGAACGCACCTGAAAGTGGGCGGTTAGATGAGGCCACGGACGAAGAATCTTCGTCGTCCAAATCAGGCAGACTAATCTCTGCGACGGGCGGCTCGACAAACGGAGACCTTGATCGCGGTTCAGACCCGGTAAGCTTTTCCAAAGCTCGACGTCTGGACTCTTCTCTCTGCTTTTCAGCCTCTGCACCACGCCCTGATGGTTCAAACTTGAGTCTTTGGCTGTTCAACCCTGTCAACCTTGACGGTTTTGGTTCACCATTGGGTGAGGTGGGAGAAGCCGGAGAGTCAAAGGATGgagaatggagaagattgaggGAGTTGGGACGGGAGACGGCATTTTGGAGTTTGATGTTTGGTAAAGAGATGGAATTTGAGCGGGTGTGAGAGTGtcgcttcttctttggctGGGCAGGAGGTGACGAAGGACCAGTGGCTGATGTGGGAGGGGAGAGTATATTGGACGACGGGCGAGCCAGCAAAAGACTGGGTGGTCTCGACGAAGAGTTTGAAAAGCGGTGTGAAGATgtgggagaagaaagaggcGAGGACACAAGCTCATGTCCTAATATGGATTGGGAGCTCAGCCTGGGCGGCTGACGTCTTCTGGGCGGAAACGTTCCTGCTGCAGGCTTGGATGCAAACGAGAAGGCAGATAATCGCGCAGCGACTTGCTTGTACTCCTCGTCGTGCCCTTTACCTTGTTCCTGCTCATCCTCTGGTGGGATAGGGGATTTCTCCAACGCTGGCGTCGGAGGCTTCGTGGTGACCTCCTCAGGCTGGTCTTCAAAGACGCCCATGACGGACGGTCTCGCCAGCGCCTGTGACGTCCCGCTGCAAGGCAGCGCGATGGAGGACCTCTGCCGTCTGTGGGCCTGACTCGCCGAACGCCTGTGTCGATGGTCGTCGAGGACCTGCTTTGGCTTGCCCTTGGCCTCTGTCCGGTCGTGGGATGGTGCGGGGAGAGGGGGGAGGGAATTGAGGACGGCTTCAGTGGTGAGTGGCATCTTGGGCTGCTGGGAGTTAGTACGGGTCAGTGTTTGGAAAGGGCGCCTACTTTTTTGGTTGCAGGGGCGAGTTTGTGGGCCCTCCTGTCTGAGACTGCCAAGGGGGGAGACATCGGCCAGCTGCGAAATGTATGCGGAACACAAGGAGGGGGGGCCGTGCGTCGCTTGCGGGGACCTCTGCAAACAAACAAACAGCCAAGTGCGGCAGCCCCTCGTGTTTCGCGCGGGCACTCGGGCTAGGAGGGGCGAGTGCGCAGCAGGCGTGCGGGAGGAGGAGCGGGAGGGAAGGCGCGCTGGTTGGCGGGGAGCAGTATGTACGAagagatgatggatgaTAAGTGATGCATAATTCGAGGAGACGCGTCTCTTCATACTCACAACAACCCAGGAACACTCGGCGCAACAACCATAAGCTTATTTCCCGTTCCCTGTTATTTAATTCAACCACATTCCTTGTCCGTCGGTCGTTTTGTCTTTTTCTCCCGCTCTGCTCTTTTATCGTCATGGCGTATTCACTGCGTCGGCTATTCCCAGACGAGATACACTAGCAGCGTCCCGCCGCCAGTGATACACTCGACACTCAAACCGTCCCACCACCACAGACGACGCACGCAGGGACCCTGTCTCACGCAGCCTTGCTCAGGTGCGAGGCGCGTCCTTTTCGTCGCCTAGAGTCAATCACCAGTCACTAGTCATCAATCATCAGCATGAATCCGCGGCGCCCGTCGCCCGCGGGCCGTACGTTCTTATTCATCGTAAACCCCATTCCGCGTTGATAAAAGTCTACGGGCATGTGAGGCGGAAACCTTGCTGCAGCTCAAACGATAAGAACAATTAGTTTAAATGTATTGCAATTCAACAATCAGGTACAACTTGCTCCGCCTGCTTGAGGTGACTCCGATACAAGGTTCCAAGCACTTTGTTGAATCCATTCACATTCCACTTTTCCTCTATACGTACGCCTCCCTTCATAAACAAATGTTAaacatcctcctcttgGCCAATAGTAGCAAAGCTAAGCGGCGTAAACGGCTGCACCCAAAAATCATCAGTCATCTGCAATCCCTGGAACAACTCCACAACAGATAAATCAGAAAACTCACATAACCTCCAGCCATGTAATGCTTTCCATTCGCTTCGACCCAGTGCAACCTCAAAGCGTGCAAAAACGCGGACAAACCTTCCATGACACACAAGATACCGATCGTACCGCCAAACCATACCGCAAACATGATGAACAGGAAGACGGCACGAGAGACGAGCCCGCCGTTAAAGTCAAACGCAAGTTGCAGGGTCATGGACCAGAGCACCTCTGACAGTTGTGCGTGCGCAAGGGAAAGAGCCCAGAGTCGAAGATAGGAGGCACTATTAACCCCCATGGAACGGGGCGGTATAAGCTCAACACTCTACACCGCAATGTCAATcgataaaaaaaaaatccACTTACGTGTTTGAGATACATCCAAGGCAAAACTCGATTGTGTGAATGACCTGATGCACAATGATATCTGCCATCTCAAATGGCTGGACCAACaagcaaaaaaaaaaaaaattcAGCTTTTGCATTTTGttttattttatttttcACTTACATGTTCCTCATCAGAACTCTCTGCCACAGCCATTCCaacttcctcctcttcctctgccCGGCTCTCCGCACCAATAGAGTTTCGTCCATTCATCCCGCCATTATCCTGCCCTTGCAGCCCTTGATACCCTTGCCCGACGATTCGCTGATGTTCCTTCCAGAGCATATATGGTTTCAACGCAAGCATCCACGGAACACAGACAAGCGcgatgaggaggaggatgacTTGGATAAATCCTTGCCCGGCGTATAGCTGAGTCCCCGGCTCGATCGTCCCGGGGGAAAGGAACATGTAAATCAACATGTTGAGCAATCCCGGTGGACTTGTCGCAGATTGAGACCAGTCGACAGACCACTTGTAGATAATACAAATAACAAGGTAGCCAAAGATggagtggaagaagagcatCTGGGGGATAAATTCGGCGTAAATGTTGAGAGGTTTCTTGAAATGAATGTGGTTTGGCACTTGGAGACAGATTGCAAAAGTCATCTTTTAGACAAAAGAAAACGAAAATTGTCAGCGGAAACTCCACTTCCATAAAGACACcacaaaaaaaaaaaacttacatGGATGACACCAAGGATAATAGACATTTTCATCTTGTAAGAGTTGTTAAAGATCAAGGCATTATCCGAACCGTGCCAGATGGGGTCCATACCAAACGGGTAAATGTGTCCTGTTGACTCTGCCTCGACAAGTCCTGTAGAATTGGAAGGCCACTCCCATCCAGATTGCCACAAGTGAAGAGTCTTGGAAAAGATGTCATTGTACATAAACCCGGTAAAAACAGAGAAGATGCCCATGAGAACGATTAAGTATCGACCGCTAGATAAATTTATTTTTTTTGGTCAGTTTAACGCGCAAAGCTCTGGAAATGAGATGGCAGACGTACAAGAAGAATGTCTCAACATTCTCGTTGACTCCATTCTTGGCAATCTGCTTCTCCCAAAAGATCATCGCCGCAGCAGTCAAGAACATCAAGATACCGTGACCAATATCGCCAAACATGACGGCAAATAAGAATGGGAACGTAATGACAGCATACAAACCCGGGTTGACTTCTTGATACGTGGCAATACCATAAGAATCGATCAGAGTCTGGAAACCTTCAGTAAACTTGTTGGTCCTGTGGAACGTGGGAGGAGTCTGATGGGTACGGAGCTCGGAGAGGATGGCGGGGACAGAAGTACCAGCAGTATCCATCGCGCGACGCAGGCCGAGCTGGATAGCTGTGATGTCTCGAGATGGACACCAGCCTTCAGCGACAAGGGTCTTTCGACCTTGGTCATAGCTCAACAAGTTCAGCGTCTTGTAGATTTCCTCTTCG contains the following coding sequences:
- a CDS encoding uncharacterized protein (Similar to TIGR gene model, INSD accession AAW43140.1) gives rise to the protein MYYQNRAGANKGSGGVAGASETAVDRRERLRKLALETIDLAKDPYILRTHLGTLECRLCLTLHVNEGSYLAHTQGKKHQTNLARRAAKDNKDQALMIQAPTAAQQVKKKVFVKIGRPGYKIIKIREPVSQRMGLLFTVSLPEIKAGERPLRRFMSAFEQRREIPNKAFQYLVLAAEPYETIAFAIPSKEMVDVDEDPESTWEHWDADERVYSCQFLYK
- a CDS encoding 25S rRNA (adenine645-N1)-methyltransferase (Similar to TIGR gene model, INSD accession AAW43126.1) gives rise to the protein MSLFPSAFESGVSEISPALASAGKGGKKANKRKRSDVHTDLGQAQQVKQADANFEKLMKKFEGGEPLGKEEGKEGMGLMGKKKNKKNKSRQVDDEDVVDSIPKAKGNKPKSNQAKPNQAAKQDLIDTPPPKKSKVDRFTPGSKPEPVQLPIPTPPSKGTKLKVGGEGNLTEMQKNMQSKLEGARFRWINEQLYSTPSTEALAMMRKDPKIFADYHQTHRLLTSAWPSPPLPHLINLLSSLPSGTVIADLGCGDAGLARALVPQGKIVMSFDLVGDNGVPGAETAEDDVAGGWVVEADFLEKVPLPGRPGGLNYDAPAIGKEGAKGEKKNKKKGGKKRDAASSEIVDVVVCCLSLMGTNWVGGISEACRILEQEGTFHVAEVTSRFTSTEAFVSIVESFGFKLEEESQPSTHFTLFRFTKNSEVPLGPVKGQEGWEERVREGEEILRACVYKKR
- a CDS encoding Vacuolar (H+)-ATPase subunit, putative (Similar to TIGR gene model, INSD accession AAW42964.1) — protein: MATNYPSLFRSEEMSLVQLYIPSEVAHDTISELAEMSNFQFKDLNPSLTSFQRSFTPRLRRLAEMARRLRLFRSQITSLSPPLGIPPLASVPPFTTVGPRAQNAYDELEEKLKEHERRLNEMNKSWEELGRRKSELEENKCVLKETAGFFDEAGHRHTEIRTSMEDSSDAAPLLEHAAEYGTLPGETGLSGFDLEFVAGTIDRTRMPTFERILWRVLRGNLYMNYSEIEEPFVDTVSGKETFKDVFIIFAHGQELLAKIRKVAESMGGTLYNIDSSTDKRADALRQVSARLEDVDNVLYNMGQTRRVELSKIAESLEAWTDAVKREEEIYKTLNLLSYDQGRKTLVAEGWCPSRDITAIQLGLRRAMDTAGTSVPAILSELRTHQTPPTFHRTNKFTEGFQTLIDSYGIATYQEVNPGLYAVITFPFLFAVMFGDIGHGILMFLTAAAMIFWEKQIAKNGVNENVETFFFGRYLIVLMGIFSVFTGFMYNDIFSKTLHLWQSGWEWPSNSTGLVEAESTGHIYPFGMDPIWHGSDNALIFNNSYKMKMSIILGVIHMTFAICLQVPNHIHFKKPLNIYAEFIPQMLFFHSIFGYLVICIIYKWSVDWSQSATSPPGLLNMLIYMFLSPGTIEPGTQLYAGQGFIQVILLLIALVCVPWMLALKPYMLWKEHQRIVGQGYQGLQGQDNGGMNGRNSIGAESRAEEEEEVGMAVAESSDEEHPFEMADIIVHQVIHTIEFCLGCISNTASYLRLWALSLAHAQLSEVLWSMTLQLAFDFNGGLVSRAVFLFIMFAVWFGGTIGILCVMEGLSAFLHALRLHWVEANGKHYMAGGYPFTPLSFATIGQEEDV
- a CDS encoding Hypothetical protein (Similar to TIGR gene model, INSD accession AAW43138.1; CND02310) gives rise to the protein MSPPLAVSDRRAHKLAPATKKPKMPLTTEAVLNSLPPLPAPSHDRTEAKGKPKQVLDDHRHRRSASQAHRRQRSSIALPCSGTSQALARPSVMGVFEDQPEEVTTKPPTPALEKSPIPPEDEQEQGKGHDEEYKQVAARLSAFSFASKPAAGTFPPRRRQPPRLSSQSILGHELVSSPLSSPTSSHRFSNSSSRPPSLLLARPSSNILSPPTSATGPSSPPAQPKKKRHSHTRSNSISLPNIKLQNAVSRPNSLNLLHSPSFDSPASPTSPNGEPKPSRLTGLNSQRLKFEPSGRGAEAEKQREESRRRALEKLTGSEPRSRSPFVEPPVAEISLPDLDDEDSSSVASSNRPLSGAFGQPSLSFLPLPPLSGPTSSSPLSASPFFGVSSAADEQSIDRPETWSGQSFGPSRDPISIKEEQLGYGMDVNDASIGKRLSMNRQLSALQEVDESEEDEEQMLENVQEEAEAEEEKDRAAAVFVMPTIPPKTAPESTVSPSGLRELRLSSSLSTPRRYETQSSSDRYSFPQSLTSPPPFSVGVSSNSKNASSSSPTKTYGTIGRGRPGRSSSDASASSHGGGPTPKRTTPTMGFRGSISYRKDASSSSGSRELGGDIIANPTQTPTPTPTVSGVGMNSPSPSIKGMSANNRGMRPCPRVRLTGDLGSGRVLGEVNEMEEGEEGEHGEETRRRRRRRSSVSAGIDFLQNVSPSSIESGDCGRRRPSSELFSQDSLDRSHWRDVQLEMERENESLRDELGFWKVKCRALEERLENERKEGVVLRDRVRKLGDRLSSISSLPTERSDIYSQSQQAAESRLIAEMREQLFTLTGKLQQEHRAKEMAFVKLNDLRGKVAAQGQDQQRTAGSTRQDEDSGDEILFSSRSVTSRETTLSLTPPQIELPTPPPPPPTLTSSMSIGKIDESESISKRFTPDFTRLKSWGFPATPPIGNENVTSKEKKRESFFGLSNPLRRTISDDGPRNSQGIDLPPFVVDDNTPGVFPAPAAAGVPPPVGVGVRAVSDPTSLQSFGKESISYLPGTGGPAQFGIPIITVNDGGVFGAAGVMCSRVLDFRKGCKCCVGDVIEV